A single genomic interval of Pyruvatibacter sp. HU-CL02332 harbors:
- a CDS encoding tetratricopeptide repeat protein, which translates to MSTLPTINTKPPAILVGAIALAALVASWVALKDDGSAPLAAAYNTTIEADLKRARSLRSAGQAKDAFDILKVHANSGYPSALLQLGRAHMRGWGTSIDLDAARDALLLAVEYDFPARGEAAYELGRLYQRSVGEDCNALAVSWFDRAQDWGYAKAHLQLATHFERGLGTDRNLDKALQHYEAAAAFGSEAAAIKFARILKRGEAGLPADPKRADALAMVALASLQDKARGGSGSASKVLGRLYRDGDFVAMDIKTARRWLQRSSELGDPGGMHDLARLILATETDTTQVRRALAWMRRAVSLGHGGAMTAMGRYHLAGRYGLSRDNAVIWFERGVDAKHAGAMAELARLYATGDLVPRDIQKAIDLAKQGVELGHRGSQTLLSDLRLRRDTVSSNERFVRPDMSKLGSAFTFPPTQMQP; encoded by the coding sequence ATGAGCACGCTCCCAACCATCAACACCAAACCACCCGCCATTCTCGTTGGCGCCATTGCACTTGCCGCGCTGGTCGCAAGCTGGGTAGCCCTTAAGGATGATGGCTCAGCTCCGCTTGCTGCGGCGTACAACACGACAATCGAAGCTGATCTGAAGCGCGCCCGTTCCCTGCGATCTGCAGGTCAGGCCAAAGACGCTTTTGACATTCTTAAAGTGCACGCCAATAGCGGCTATCCCTCAGCCTTGTTGCAGCTTGGTCGGGCGCATATGCGCGGCTGGGGCACATCCATTGATCTGGATGCAGCCCGCGATGCCCTGCTCCTGGCCGTGGAATACGACTTTCCAGCACGGGGCGAAGCGGCCTATGAGCTGGGCAGGCTATATCAACGCTCCGTTGGTGAAGACTGCAATGCGCTTGCGGTTTCGTGGTTCGACCGTGCCCAGGACTGGGGGTACGCAAAGGCTCACCTTCAGCTTGCCACGCATTTTGAGCGTGGCCTGGGCACCGATCGTAATCTGGACAAGGCCCTTCAACACTATGAAGCTGCTGCTGCGTTTGGGTCAGAAGCTGCAGCAATCAAGTTCGCACGCATTCTGAAACGTGGCGAGGCGGGCCTTCCCGCAGACCCCAAACGCGCTGACGCACTGGCCATGGTGGCGCTCGCATCTTTGCAAGACAAAGCGCGAGGCGGCTCGGGCAGTGCTTCCAAGGTTCTTGGGCGCCTGTATCGCGATGGTGACTTTGTCGCCATGGACATCAAGACGGCTCGTCGTTGGCTGCAAAGGTCCAGCGAGCTGGGCGACCCCGGCGGGATGCACGATCTGGCCCGCCTGATACTTGCGACAGAAACCGATACCACCCAGGTGCGCCGGGCGCTGGCCTGGATGCGGCGCGCCGTATCCCTTGGCCATGGCGGCGCGATGACAGCCATGGGCCGATATCATCTGGCTGGTCGATACGGCCTTAGCCGCGACAACGCCGTGATCTGGTTTGAGCGTGGTGTTGACGCAAAACATGCGGGCGCCATGGCTGAACTCGCGCGGCTCTATGCCACCGGGGATCTCGTGCCCCGCGACATCCAGAAAGCCATCGACCTGGCGAAGCAGGGTGTTGAGCTTGGTCATCGTGGGTCGCAGACCCTGCTCTCTGACCTCCGACTGCGCCGGGACACAGTCTCGTCAAACGAGCGTTTCGTGCGGCCGGACATGAGCAAGCTTGGCTCCGCCTTCACTTTCCCCCCAACACAGATGCAGCCTTAG
- a CDS encoding glycosyltransferase, translated as MIKWDTVSNLDEPTNWATGWAKWTPAAIYHVGFYFGCCLLGVLLLPNPVWDAETKTITLVIGGLGIWRYGWWFTHAIRAFIYGRFIYPRMRAEGEKVWRDGWRPGHLHFMMTTYKEHRDITEKVVRSIIREVRDADTPATIWLGSSDRFDEDIIIDFLEREAGDIDLTLRIIRQNVSGKRAAIGLVLRAMNRLPVDKNDLIVFMDGDFILGKGAIGKCMPLFKIDPELQACTTDEEVICIGPRWIETWLKMRFSQRRIAMQSHAVSKRVLTLTGRMSIFRAEHLLQLEFIRLLEADHLEHWLWGKFRFLSGDDKSTWYYMLSHGARMTYVPDALGYTVEVIEGSGLDRMVQNFRRWSGNMLRNGARAIKLGPNRMPFFIWWCLVDQRLSMWTMLVSPVLALLATFIQGFGYLAGYIIFISLSRMLLSLFLFSYSRRVHLSYPWILYFNQLINAAVKVYCIFRLSKQRWTNRGNQSSGMGGASFVEVARDTMASWCTATSVALLVVITMHYAGLSDIPSRALLQSLLAF; from the coding sequence ATGATCAAGTGGGACACCGTTTCCAATCTGGATGAGCCGACCAACTGGGCGACCGGCTGGGCCAAATGGACCCCTGCTGCGATTTATCATGTGGGCTTCTATTTCGGGTGCTGTCTGCTCGGTGTTCTGCTGCTGCCCAACCCGGTTTGGGATGCGGAAACGAAGACAATCACGCTGGTCATTGGTGGCCTTGGCATATGGCGATATGGCTGGTGGTTTACGCACGCCATCCGCGCTTTCATCTATGGACGGTTCATCTACCCACGCATGCGCGCGGAAGGTGAAAAGGTCTGGCGCGACGGCTGGCGGCCGGGCCATCTGCATTTCATGATGACCACCTACAAGGAGCACCGCGACATCACTGAAAAAGTGGTGCGTTCGATCATTCGCGAGGTGCGCGACGCAGATACGCCCGCCACGATCTGGCTGGGCTCTTCTGACCGGTTTGACGAAGACATCATCATTGACTTCCTTGAACGCGAAGCCGGGGATATTGACCTGACGCTGCGCATCATCCGCCAGAATGTCAGCGGCAAGCGCGCGGCCATCGGTCTGGTCCTGCGGGCAATGAACCGCCTGCCGGTGGACAAGAATGACCTCATTGTCTTCATGGATGGGGACTTCATTCTGGGCAAGGGCGCCATTGGTAAATGCATGCCCTTGTTCAAGATTGATCCCGAACTGCAGGCCTGCACAACTGACGAAGAAGTCATCTGCATCGGGCCCCGCTGGATTGAGACATGGCTCAAGATGCGGTTTTCCCAGCGGCGCATCGCCATGCAGTCTCATGCTGTTTCCAAGCGCGTGCTCACCCTCACCGGTCGTATGTCGATCTTTCGCGCGGAGCACCTGTTGCAACTTGAGTTCATTCGCCTGCTTGAGGCCGATCATCTGGAGCACTGGTTGTGGGGCAAGTTCCGGTTTCTGTCTGGCGACGACAAGAGCACCTGGTACTACATGCTCTCCCATGGCGCGCGCATGACCTATGTGCCCGACGCTTTGGGATACACGGTTGAAGTCATCGAAGGGTCGGGACTTGACCGGATGGTGCAGAACTTCCGCCGATGGTCGGGCAATATGCTGCGCAACGGGGCGCGGGCCATCAAGCTTGGTCCAAACAGGATGCCGTTCTTCATCTGGTGGTGTCTGGTGGATCAGCGGCTGTCCATGTGGACGATGCTGGTTAGTCCGGTACTGGCGCTCCTGGCGACATTCATCCAGGGCTTTGGGTATCTGGCGGGTTACATCATCTTCATTTCGCTCAGCCGCATGCTGCTGTCTCTCTTCCTGTTCAGCTATTCCAGACGGGTTCACCTGTCCTATCCGTGGATCCTGTACTTCAATCAGCTGATCAACGCGGCCGTGAAGGTCTATTGCATTTTCCGCCTATCAAAGCAGCGATGGACCAATCGCGGGAACCAGTCCTCAGGCATGGGCGGCGCTTCGTTTGTGGAAGTCGCCCGTGACACCATGGCGTCCTGGTGCACCGCCACTTCCGTGGCCCTTCTCGTGGTGATCACCATGCATTATGCGGGGCTTTCGGACATTCCCAGCCGGGCGCTGCTTCAGTCGCTGCTGGCCTTCTAG
- a CDS encoding DUF4114 domain-containing protein — protein MASLPATHPLIGTREDDNLQGTRHSDVMSGKRGDDVMTGYTGHDEIWGGQGNDLIYGESGNDFLYGSGGPNLVQVSTISIVDDYPVSVTFEGETAGYRNSFGYYKINGDTGEIYDVSMIWENASLQGSGGNLIAGESREYLDVSEGESLGFFIVSNGYSYNNFAALEGGALAFVDADGSNATLNSINPRLVHTADDGTQTEVRHHQYHTAAFDDTVGLNPDGLLHTTGVLKTDAGTLTLGFEDLFNGGDRDFDDSVFTVDIGTTNAQVLNAHYRSQQGLPDNTYDGDGNTPGIVDVQDNDILWGGTGNDEIWGHKGNDQLHGENGTDELHGGSGDDLLTGGSGADVLYGNLGADTLRGDNGNDRLYGNSGDDNLDGGGNNDRLEGGSGNDTLEGGIGNDELLGGSGNDVLSGGNGDDSLVGNSGDDQLSGGAGSDDLQGSSGNDTLDGGSGHDTLTAGSGDDILRGGSGNDQLNGNSGNDVLNGGSGNDIINGGSGIDTVDYSGWDTRVTVKLKEGATKGDGTDTLINIENVIGTDHNDKIIGDSKSNEINAGDGNDYAAGHAGDDIVYGNAGNDYLLGAGGADMVFGGTGDDLLRGGRGSDQLTGGAGNDELWGGGLNQADGKQDTFFFDIGSGSDTIADFEVGIDIIAFADELIGDTLEFLTSLSDSELGAVMDLTVFNGQEGDQVVFTDLTTSDFQNMTLANVTGDDWAFLA, from the coding sequence ATGGCGAGTCTACCAGCAACGCATCCCCTCATAGGGACGCGCGAAGACGACAACCTGCAAGGGACCCGACACTCGGACGTGATGTCCGGTAAGCGCGGTGACGACGTCATGACCGGGTATACCGGCCATGATGAAATCTGGGGCGGGCAGGGCAACGACTTGATCTATGGCGAAAGTGGCAATGACTTTCTCTACGGATCTGGCGGCCCGAACCTGGTGCAGGTTTCAACAATATCGATCGTGGATGACTACCCCGTCTCCGTGACCTTTGAAGGCGAGACGGCCGGCTATCGAAACAGTTTTGGCTACTACAAGATCAATGGTGACACTGGAGAAATCTACGATGTCAGCATGATCTGGGAAAACGCATCCCTGCAGGGAAGCGGTGGTAACCTGATAGCTGGCGAAAGCCGCGAATATCTTGACGTGAGCGAAGGAGAAAGCCTCGGCTTCTTCATCGTGTCGAATGGCTACAGCTACAACAACTTTGCAGCCTTGGAAGGCGGGGCGCTGGCATTCGTTGATGCGGATGGAAGTAACGCCACACTGAACAGCATCAATCCCCGCCTTGTTCATACTGCCGACGATGGCACGCAGACAGAAGTGCGCCATCACCAGTATCACACGGCGGCATTCGACGACACGGTGGGTCTCAACCCGGATGGGTTGCTGCACACCACTGGTGTTCTTAAAACCGATGCTGGCACATTGACCCTCGGCTTTGAAGATCTGTTCAATGGCGGCGACCGCGACTTTGATGACTCGGTCTTCACCGTAGATATCGGCACCACCAACGCCCAGGTGCTCAATGCCCACTATCGCAGCCAGCAGGGCCTGCCTGACAATACCTATGATGGTGACGGCAATACGCCGGGCATTGTTGATGTTCAGGACAATGACATCCTGTGGGGTGGCACCGGCAATGACGAAATCTGGGGCCACAAGGGCAATGACCAACTGCACGGTGAAAACGGCACCGATGAATTGCACGGCGGCAGCGGCGACGATTTGCTGACCGGCGGCAGTGGTGCCGATGTGCTGTACGGGAACCTCGGTGCCGACACCCTTCGCGGGGACAATGGCAATGACAGGCTGTATGGCAATTCCGGTGACGACAACCTCGATGGCGGTGGCAACAATGACCGTCTGGAAGGTGGCTCCGGTAACGACACCCTTGAGGGCGGCATCGGCAATGATGAATTGCTTGGCGGGTCCGGCAATGACGTGTTGTCCGGCGGCAATGGTGACGACAGTCTCGTTGGCAACAGCGGAGACGATCAGCTTTCCGGCGGTGCCGGCAGCGATGATCTTCAGGGCAGCAGTGGCAATGACACGCTTGACGGTGGGTCAGGTCATGACACCCTGACGGCGGGGTCCGGCGATGACATATTGCGCGGTGGGTCGGGCAACGACCAGCTCAACGGCAATAGCGGCAATGATGTGCTCAATGGCGGCTCCGGCAACGACATCATCAATGGCGGTTCCGGAATCGACACTGTCGATTACAGTGGCTGGGACACCCGCGTGACCGTCAAGTTGAAGGAAGGCGCCACCAAAGGCGACGGCACCGACACATTGATCAACATCGAAAACGTGATCGGTACCGACCACAACGACAAGATCATCGGTGATTCCAAATCCAACGAAATCAATGCCGGCGACGGCAATGATTACGCCGCAGGACACGCTGGCGATGACATCGTATATGGCAATGCCGGCAACGACTATCTGCTGGGTGCAGGCGGCGCCGACATGGTGTTCGGCGGAACCGGTGATGACCTTCTGAGAGGTGGCCGGGGGTCTGACCAGCTGACAGGTGGTGCAGGCAATGACGAACTGTGGGGCGGTGGGCTCAATCAAGCCGACGGCAAGCAGGATACCTTCTTCTTCGACATTGGCAGTGGGTCAGACACCATCGCCGACTTTGAAGTCGGCATCGACATCATTGCCTTCGCCGATGAGCTGATTGGCGACACTCTGGAGTTCCTCACCTCTCTGTCCGACAGCGAGCTGGGAGCCGTTATGGACCTGACGGTCTTTAACGGTCAGGAAGGTGATCAAGTTGTTTTCACCGACCTTACGACCAGCGACTTCCAGAACATGACACTGGCAAATGTAACGGGGGATGATTGGGCCTTTCTGGCCTAA
- a CDS encoding NUDIX hydrolase — MTRLSKASEAWRVLGESPVVDASPWLRLSRQAIELPDGKQVDDYYQLHIPDFVVALALTTSGDVVCVRQYKHGLRRSSLTLPGGMIDAEETALSAARRELLEETGYGGGVWTDAGSFVVNGNLRICTGHFFLVRGVTCEQTANSGDLETMQIDLIPSADLVNRFRQGEVGLLNHAAIIGLASLHGFI; from the coding sequence ATGACCCGGCTTTCAAAAGCGAGTGAGGCGTGGCGTGTCCTCGGCGAGTCCCCTGTCGTTGATGCGTCACCCTGGCTCCGCCTGTCCCGTCAGGCAATTGAGTTGCCTGACGGGAAACAGGTGGATGACTACTACCAGCTCCACATCCCTGACTTTGTCGTTGCTCTGGCCCTGACCACCTCTGGTGACGTCGTGTGCGTTCGCCAATACAAACATGGCCTGCGGCGATCTTCGCTCACCTTGCCCGGTGGCATGATCGATGCCGAAGAGACGGCTTTGTCAGCGGCGCGCCGCGAGCTGCTGGAAGAAACGGGGTATGGCGGCGGTGTTTGGACGGATGCAGGTTCGTTCGTGGTCAATGGGAACCTGCGGATCTGCACAGGGCACTTCTTCCTGGTGCGGGGCGTCACATGCGAGCAAACCGCCAACTCCGGTGACCTCGAGACCATGCAGATTGATCTGATTCCCAGCGCTGATCTTGTGAACCGCTTCCGACAGGGAGAAGTGGGCCTGCTCAATCATGCGGCGATCATCGGCCTTGCTTCACTGCATGGGTTTATCTGA
- a CDS encoding mannose-1-phosphate guanylyltransferase/mannose-6-phosphate isomerase, which yields MPKFDASKTPFVPVILCGGVGRRLWPVSQEACPKQFHTFGGEHSLLQRTIERAAGYAGAQTPMLFVGADTAPLAREQATALGRRVDMIIEPEGRNTAPAIAAAALEVKARHGGHAVMAILPADHVCNPEEEVHAALEDAATHAQNNLIMTLGVVPTCAETGYGYIAAGDALDDTGTAFTISQFHEKPSLPRAKMFVQSSKMHWNCGVFVATADTLIAELEEHAPVTLACAREALSMVSLTPFGLQLGDVFGDAPAEPFDREVMERTHRAGMIRVSYEWSDVGNWAAIATHPDFASQTDGHLTDCTNVHVSSDGDRPVAAIGLENVVIIDTPDALLVANQDHAQQVGDVAKEVLAAAKLGANPKSRVVRPWGAYRSLHDGPVHQVKHIEVAPGGQLSLQLHHRRAEHWVVVGGTATVTVGETTRDIGAGEHVFIEVGEVHRLENHRSEVVHLIEVQIGDYLGEDDIVRLEDVYGRAPANGNNAGFAAAE from the coding sequence ATGCCCAAATTTGACGCCAGCAAAACGCCGTTCGTTCCAGTCATTCTTTGCGGCGGTGTTGGTCGCCGCCTGTGGCCAGTATCTCAGGAGGCCTGCCCCAAGCAGTTCCATACATTTGGCGGCGAACACTCACTGCTTCAGCGCACCATTGAACGCGCTGCGGGATATGCCGGTGCGCAGACGCCCATGCTCTTTGTTGGTGCAGACACGGCTCCTCTCGCTCGGGAGCAAGCGACAGCCCTTGGCCGCAGGGTCGACATGATAATCGAACCGGAAGGCCGCAACACGGCTCCTGCCATTGCGGCGGCTGCCCTTGAGGTGAAAGCCCGTCATGGTGGTCACGCTGTCATGGCGATCCTGCCGGCTGACCATGTGTGTAACCCTGAAGAGGAAGTCCATGCTGCTCTCGAGGATGCAGCAACGCACGCACAGAACAATTTGATTATGACCCTGGGCGTCGTCCCGACCTGCGCGGAGACCGGGTATGGCTATATCGCGGCAGGCGATGCCCTTGACGACACCGGTACAGCCTTCACCATCAGCCAGTTTCACGAAAAGCCATCGCTTCCGCGCGCCAAGATGTTTGTTCAGTCAAGCAAAATGCACTGGAACTGCGGTGTCTTTGTTGCAACCGCTGACACACTCATTGCGGAATTGGAAGAACATGCGCCTGTCACCTTAGCTTGCGCCCGTGAGGCACTGTCCATGGTGTCGCTCACGCCTTTTGGATTGCAGCTCGGTGACGTCTTTGGTGACGCACCTGCTGAACCATTTGACCGAGAAGTCATGGAGCGCACACATCGTGCCGGCATGATCCGGGTGTCCTATGAATGGAGCGATGTGGGTAACTGGGCAGCCATCGCCACCCACCCGGACTTTGCATCCCAAACTGACGGACATCTTACGGATTGCACCAATGTTCACGTCAGCAGCGACGGGGATCGCCCAGTTGCCGCCATTGGACTTGAAAATGTGGTGATCATCGATACGCCGGATGCCTTGCTGGTGGCCAATCAGGACCATGCGCAGCAAGTGGGCGATGTTGCCAAGGAAGTTCTGGCGGCCGCGAAGCTTGGCGCTAACCCCAAGTCGCGGGTGGTGCGTCCATGGGGGGCGTACCGGTCTCTGCATGATGGCCCGGTACATCAGGTCAAACATATTGAAGTGGCGCCCGGCGGTCAGCTCTCCCTTCAGCTTCACCACAGGCGTGCAGAACACTGGGTTGTGGTTGGCGGGACGGCAACCGTGACCGTAGGTGAAACAACCCGCGACATCGGCGCCGGAGAGCATGTTTTCATAGAAGTCGGTGAAGTGCACAGGCTGGAGAACCACCGCAGTGAAGTGGTCCATCTCATCGAAGTGCAGATTGGCGACTATCTTGGCGAGGACGACATTGTGCGTCTGGAGGACGTCTATGGACGTGCACCCGCCAATGGCAACAACGCCGGTTTCGCTGCAGCCGAGTAA
- a CDS encoding nucleotide sugar dehydrogenase, with amino-acid sequence MSIIDLASERVRRETFNQPKGKPAAAPAYKSSISVFGLGYVGAVSAACLADTNHRVVGVDPDVRKTAMLANGKAMMVEPGLDDLLSKGVGAELIGVSADAEYAVFNSTVSFVCVGTPSREDGSCDIGYVEDVARSIGKAIRAKKEFHVIAFRSTIPPGTCRQILGPIIEKESGGVMGEDFGIAFHPEFLRECTAIEDFYNPPKTVVGASDERTQGIIADIYAGVDDNVLFTSIEAAEMVKYVDNTWHATKVCFANEVGRLAKACGVDSHEVMDVFVQDTKLNISPYYMKPGFAFGGSCLPKDVRGMSKLARTMKVDAPLIDSLHSSNDGQIMHAMSLVQRTKPRTVALLGVTFKKGTDDLRESPMLTLLEMMIAEGLDVRVFDENLDLDTALSHHLAHSKAGSGNAGGLAAEMPKLVAQSAVEAVNAADTVIMAHADPAFARAVEARKGEVRVVDLARVWPEAPAWPGYDGICW; translated from the coding sequence ATGAGCATTATCGATCTAGCGAGCGAGCGTGTGCGCCGCGAGACTTTCAACCAGCCAAAAGGTAAGCCGGCTGCGGCGCCTGCTTACAAGTCAAGCATCAGCGTCTTTGGTCTTGGATATGTGGGTGCTGTGTCAGCTGCCTGTCTGGCCGACACCAACCACCGGGTGGTCGGCGTTGACCCAGATGTGCGCAAAACAGCGATGCTTGCCAATGGCAAAGCCATGATGGTGGAGCCGGGTCTCGATGACCTTCTAAGCAAGGGTGTGGGGGCTGAGTTGATTGGTGTTTCAGCAGACGCTGAATACGCTGTCTTCAACAGCACCGTGAGCTTTGTGTGTGTCGGTACACCAAGCCGGGAAGATGGCAGCTGCGACATTGGATATGTCGAAGACGTGGCCCGCTCCATCGGCAAGGCGATCCGTGCCAAGAAAGAGTTCCACGTCATTGCCTTCCGCTCGACCATTCCTCCAGGGACGTGCCGTCAGATCCTCGGCCCGATCATTGAAAAGGAATCCGGCGGCGTCATGGGCGAGGACTTCGGTATCGCCTTTCACCCCGAGTTTCTTAGGGAATGCACGGCAATCGAGGATTTCTACAATCCGCCTAAAACCGTTGTTGGCGCTTCCGATGAGCGCACACAAGGCATCATCGCGGACATCTATGCCGGTGTGGACGACAACGTCCTGTTCACCAGCATCGAAGCAGCCGAGATGGTCAAATATGTCGACAACACCTGGCACGCCACCAAGGTCTGCTTTGCCAACGAAGTAGGCCGACTGGCCAAGGCCTGCGGCGTAGACAGCCATGAGGTGATGGATGTGTTTGTGCAGGACACCAAGCTTAATATCTCGCCTTACTACATGAAACCCGGGTTTGCCTTTGGCGGCTCATGCCTGCCAAAAGACGTGCGTGGCATGTCAAAGCTGGCGCGCACCATGAAGGTTGATGCACCGCTGATTGATTCACTGCATTCAAGCAATGACGGTCAGATCATGCACGCCATGTCGCTAGTTCAGCGTACCAAACCCAGGACCGTGGCTCTCTTGGGCGTCACATTTAAGAAGGGTACGGACGATCTGCGCGAAAGCCCAATGCTGACCCTGCTTGAAATGATGATTGCCGAGGGTCTGGACGTCCGTGTGTTCGACGAGAACCTCGACCTGGACACAGCGCTGTCCCATCACCTCGCCCATTCCAAGGCCGGCAGCGGAAATGCCGGTGGCCTCGCGGCCGAAATGCCCAAGCTGGTGGCCCAAAGTGCCGTCGAGGCGGTGAACGCCGCCGACACGGTCATCATGGCCCATGCAGATCCTGCTTTTGCCCGGGCCGTTGAGGCGCGCAAAGGGGAAGTGCGTGTTGTGGATCTGGCCCGGGTCTGGCCAGAAGCGCCAGCATGGCCTGGATATGACGGTATTTGCTGGTAA